A genomic segment from Maniola jurtina chromosome 16, ilManJurt1.1, whole genome shotgun sequence encodes:
- the LOC123873040 gene encoding DNA repair protein Rev1 yields the protein MPRDEKFPDNGFEAWGGYMQAKIAKLEEQFSSGIGNAEKLTNIFNGISIYVNGFTVPSADELKELMAKHGGVYHTYQRSGDFVIASNLPDTKVKNMSLSRVVKPEWISDSISAHRLLDFKDYLLYRNSKSQPRLNFIQKKRKDSVLEIKHDNNHTADSSEDPETKLDIKKVSSPEVFHENLTAPQVPSSTLSIQDFKKGDPVTKTAADPNFISEFYNNSRLHHISQLGATFKQYINDLREKHDFEFPARNDLKSRIMSSNPDDNTTFGFQHSKTIMHIDMDCFFVSVGLRNRPELRGKPIAVTHSKGRQPWTKRPGVDRATEFSLYKQKQVKKLCKTTGIAEDIEIETRVDNITDEDDRFGSMSEIASCSYEARARGVKNGMFMGAALKLCPNLQTIPYDFEGYKEVAYTLYNTISQYTLDIEAVSCDEMYVDCTELLKTLNVSVHDFALALREEIKSKTGCPCSTGFGGNRLQARLATKQAKPDGQFFLTSDLVDEFMFNINLRDLPGVGRQIAQKLETLGHVTCGSLQNLSLTSLQNHLGVKIGEQLYDQCRGRDAHPLTFYTVRKSVSAEVNYGIRFENNEQCDEFLRQLSAEVHSRMQQFKVLGKCITLKLMVRAKDAPVETAKFMGHGFCDTINKSTTLQNATDDVNIITKEVLSICKKQNIDPKEMRGIGIQITKLESINSKQVTQGPISKFLKSKNVIKSEKQWNIELINNLDQNILGKDEKISKNSTTPKKHKAISPEKKSPVLGSMKPITGKRRGRPSKSVKLQVSTTRNLMSKFLQVESTSNEVCVKKELTIEHLPKETPKNVEKPQGLLSLPWEKVRELLRAWFDSGQTPKPCDVDLIVSYLKGMVTSKNIDKVYILINFIKRRIREMKNSNWIEVENCVIEAVQNAMLTVYGKKLYIND from the coding sequence ATGCCTAGAGATGAAAAATTTCCCGACAATGGCTTTGAGGCCTGGGGTGGATACATGCAGGCTAAAATTGCTAAACTGGAAGAACAGTTTTCTTCCGGGATTGGAAATGCCGAAAagttaacaaatatttttaatggaaTAAGTATTTACGTTAATGGCTTCACCGTACCGTCGGCGGACGAATTAAAAGAGTTAATGGCAAAGCATGGTGGTGTTTATCACACATACCAAAGGAGTGGCGACTTTGTTATAGCTTCTAACTTACCTGACACAAAAGTTAAAAACATGTCTCTATCTAGAGTGGTTAAACCAGAATGGATATCAGACAGCATATCAGCCCACCGTTTGTTGGACTTTAAGGACTACTTACTGTATAGGAATTCTAAATCTCAACCAAGGCTAAATTTTATTCAGAAGAAAAGGAAAGACTCAGTTTTAGAAATTAAACATGACAACAACCATACAGCAGATTCAAGTGAAGACCCTGAAACAAAGCTAGATATTAAGAAGGTTAGCAGTCCTGAAGTATTTCATGAGAATTTAACTGCACCACAGGTGCCATCAAGCACACTTAGTATACAAGACTTCAAGAAAGGCGACCCTGTTACTAAAACAGCAGCTGATCCTAATTTTATATCAGAATTTTACAATAACTCAAGATTGCACCATATTTCTCAACTTGGTGCAACTTTCAAACAGTATATTAATGATCTTAGAGAAAAACATGATTTTGAATTTCCTGCCCGCAATGATTTGAAATCAAGAATAATGTCATCGAACCCCGATGATAATACCACATTTGGGTTTCAGCATTCTAAAACAATTATGCATATTGATATGGATTGTTTCTTTGTATCTGTGGGGTTACGTAATAGACCTGAACTTAGAGGAAAACCTATCGCTGTTACACATTCTAAGGGCAGACAACCTTGGACAAAAAGACCTGGTGTAGATAGAGCAACCGAGTTTAGTTTATATAAACAGAAACAGGTTAAAAAACTATGTAAAACTACAGGAATAGCTGAAGATATTGAAATCGAGACAAGGGTAGACAATATCACAGATGAGGATGATAGATTTGGCTCTATGAGTGAAATAGCTTCATGCTCATACGAGGCCCGAGCAAGAGGAGTTAAGAATGGGATGTTCATGGGAGCAGCCTTGAAGCTTTGCCCAAACTTGCAAACAATTCCATATGACTTTGAAGGCTACAAAGAAGTGGCATACACATTATACAATACCATATCTCAATATACTTTGGACATAGAGGCTGTTTCGTGTGATGAAATGTATGTTGATTGCACTGAactattaaaaacattaaatgtCAGTGTTCATGATTTTGCTTTGGCCTTAAGGGaagaaattaaaagtaaaactgGATGCCCATGTTCAACTGGGTTTGGTGGTAATCGTTTGCAAGCAAGATTGGCAACAAAACAAGCTAAACCAGATGGCCAATTCTTTCTAACATCTGACTTAGTTGATGAATTTATGTTTAACATAAATCTGAGAGATCTACCTGGAGTAGGCAGGCAGATAGCCCAGAAACTGGAAACTCTTGGGCATGTGACGTGTGGTTCGCTTCAGAATCTATCACTTACCTCTCTTCAAAATCATTTGGGTGTCAAAATTGGAGAGCAATTATATGACCAGTGCCGTGGGCGTGATGCACATCCTCTAACATTCTATACAGTTAGAAAATCAGTGTCAGCTGAAGTCAATTATGGTATCCGCTTTGAGAATAATGAGCAATGtgatgaatttttaagacaACTTTCAGCAGAAGTACATTCCAGAATGCAGCAATTCAAAGTATTAGGAAAGTGTATAACTCTGAAACTTATGGTAAGAGCTAAGGATGCCCCTGTAGAAACTGCCAAATTTATGGGCCATGGCTTTTGTGATACCATTAACAAATCTACAACACTGCAGAATGCAACTGACGATGTGAACATAATAACTAAAGAAGTACTTTCCATttgcaaaaaacaaaatatagacCCAAAGGAAATGAGGGGTATTGGAATTCAAATAACAAAATTAGAATCCATAAACAGTAAACAAGTCACCCAAGGACCAATTAGTAAATtcctcaaaagcaaaaatgttattaaatcCGAAAAACAATGGAACATTGAATTGATTAATAACCTAGATCAAAACATTTTAGGAAAAGATGAGAAAATTAGCAAAAATTCAACAACACCAAAGAAACATAAAGCTATTTCACCTGAGAAGAAATCTCCTGTTTTAGGATCTATGAAACCTATAACAGGGAAGAGAAGAGGTAGACCAAGTAAATCTGTGAAGCTTCAAGTATCCACAACCCGAAATCTAATGAGCAAATTTCTACAAGTCGAAAGTACCTCAAACGAAGTTTGTGTTAAAAAGGAGCTTACTATTGAACATTTGCCAAAAGAAACTcctaaaaatgtagaaaaaccACAAGGTTTATTGAGTCTACCATGGGAAAAAGTAAGGGAACTACTGAGGGCATGGTTTGACAGTGGCCAGACACCAAAGCCTTGTGATGTTGATTTAATTGTATCATATCTAAAAGGTATGGTCACTAGTAAGAACATTGATAAAGTATATATTctgattaattttataaaacgaAGAATTAGAGAAATGAAGAATAGTAATTGGATTGAGGTGGAAAATTGTGTCATTGAAGCAGTACAAAATGCTATGTTGACTGTTTACGGGAAAAAGTTGTACATAAACGATTAA
- the LOC123873051 gene encoding uncharacterized protein LOC123873051, which translates to MSTIEENVLKAPWVGPTCYKNSLSVVVLSPNTVVIQNISEALLDVHAMGDFRWKLVVLRSLSLEDIVKQSNFTGKLSIDFVIIAVDTSRMFCIDWASRMLEQVHPDLRIRRVVLVNATNSPVHAMTVNSSELMTFCSENRLEMLTADVSKQEDANFLAQRLLKYIEVSVGVNTGIPNINI; encoded by the coding sequence ATGTCTACAATAGAAGAAAACGTTTTAAAAGCACCATGGGTTGGCCCAACTTGCTACAAAAACAGTCTATCAGTTGTCGTGCTCTCTCCGAACACTGttgttattcaaaatatttctgAAGCCCTTTTGGATGTTCACGCAATGGGTGACTTTAGGTGGAAACTAGTTGTGTTGCGTTCATTATCTTTGGAAGATATTGTAAAACAGTCCAATTTTACAGGTAAACTTTCTATAGATTTCGTTATAATCGCAGTGGATACGAGTAGAATGTTTTGCATAGATTGGGCGAGTAGGATGCTAGAGCAAGTCCACCCTGACCTGAGGATACGACGCGTGGTGCTCGTGAATGCAACTAATTCTCCAGTACATGCAATGACAGTGAATTCAAGTGAACTAATGACATTCTGTTCCGAGAACAGACTTGAGATGTTGACTGCAGATGTATCTAAGCAGGAAGATGCCAATTTTCTGGCACAAAGATTGCTCAAATATATTGAAGTATCAGTTGGTGTAAATACTGGAATACCcaatataaatatttga